In Humulus lupulus chromosome 6, drHumLupu1.1, whole genome shotgun sequence, a single genomic region encodes these proteins:
- the LOC133782921 gene encoding bHLH transcription factor RHL1-like encodes MQPCSREMQGLNSLLNSSSQISLQELQGQQGSQIHGSGQFESGSTHDDFLEQMLSTLGQPSCSWADLGPTGANNSGKSPWDTTTLPINGSNKPCRDLSDETAPSGHENVVFPNYDDSVNLASKFRNHQISSGTGASKSAVAAATAMMLQQQLMMSRGLPGSGGSGGGEGNLIPMPLSLSNGDFDRSQNDVVDGSSFKSPNPGGDGSVQALFNGFTGSLPGSGQAPNQFHHPQSQNFGAPGGAMNQTPAPSGSSGAAAAQPRPRVRARRGQATDPHSIAERLRRERIAERMKALQELVPNANKTDKASMLDEIIDYVKFLQLQVKVLSMSRLGGAAAVAPLVADMSSEGGGDCIQTNSNGRGIGRNSTNGNQTVSSSNDTMTVTEHQVAKLMEEDMGSAMQYLQGKGLCLMPISLATAISSATCHSRNPMMNNPQMASNGEGPSSPSMSVLTVQSAAMGNGVADGSVKDAASVSKP; translated from the exons ATGCAGCCTTGTAGCAGAGAAATGCAAGGGCTTAATTCCCTCTTAAACTCATCTTCACAAATCTCACTCCAAGAACTTCAAGGACAACAGGGTTCTCAGATTCATGGCTCCGGTCAATTCGAATCGGGGTCGACCCACGACGACTTCCTCGAGCAAATGCTCTCCACTCTGGGCCAACCATCCTGTTCTTGGGCCGACCTAGGCCCAACCGGAGCTAACAACTCCGGCAAGTCCCCTTGGGATACTACAACTCTTCCCATCAACGGCTCCAACAAGCCCTGCAGAGACTTGTCCGACGAAACGGCACCGTCTGGACACGAGAATGTCGTGTTCCCTAACTACGACGACTCGGTtaacttagcttccaagtttcgcAACCACCAGATCAGCAGCGGAACCGGTGCCTCCAAATCGGCTGTCGCAGCAGCCACCGCGATGATGCTCCAGCAACAGCTGATGATGTCCAGGGGTCTCCCCGGCTCAGGCGGGTCCGGTGGCGGAGAAGGCAATCTTATTCCGATGCCTTTGTCTCTCAGTAACGGTGACTTTGACCGTTCTCAAAACGACGTCGTTGACGGTTCCTCGTTTAAATCTCCGAATCCA GGAGGAGACGGTTCGGTTCAAGCTCTATTCAATGGTTTCACTGGATCTTTGCCCGGGTCAGGTCAAGCTCCGAATCAGTTTCACCATCCTCAG tCACAGAACTTTGGAGCACCAGGGGGAGCGATGAACCAGACTCCGGCGCCAAGTGGTTCGTCAGGGGCAGCCGCGGCCCAGCCTAGACCCAGAGTCAgggctcgaagaggtcaagccaCCGACCCACATAGTATCGCCGAAAGA TTACGGAGAGAGAGAATTGCAGAGAGAATGAAAGCTCTACAAGAACTGGTTCCCAACGCCAACAAG ACAGATAAGGCTTCAATGTTGGATGAGATCATCGATTATGTAAAATTCCTCCAACTCCAAGTCAAG GTTCTGAGTATGAGCAGGTTGGGCGGTGCAGCTGCTGTAGCTCCTCTTGTAGCTGATATGTCCTCagag gGAGGTGGAGACTGTATCCAGACCAACAGTAATGGCAGGGGCATAGGTAGGAACTCAACTAACGGCAACCAAACGGTGTCGTCTTCAAACGACACCATGACGGTGACGGAGCACCAAGTGGCGAAGCTCATGGAGGAAGACATGGGCTCGGCCATGCAGTATCTCCAAGGCAAAGGACTCTGCCTCATGCCGATATCGTTAGCTACGGCCATCTCTTCTGCCACGTGTCACTCCAGGAACCCTATGATGAACAACCCCCAGATGGCATCCAACGGTGAGGGACCCTCTTCGCCCAGCATGTCCGTGTTGACCGTCCAGTCAGCCGCGATGGGGAACGGCGTGGCTGACGGTTCCGTTAAAGATGCCGCTTCTGTCTCCAAGCCGTGA